In Papaver somniferum cultivar HN1 chromosome 1, ASM357369v1, whole genome shotgun sequence, a genomic segment contains:
- the LOC113274525 gene encoding uncharacterized protein LOC113274525, with amino-acid sequence MVKDSLCSSFFCLLVMKKINDDDDDGYNEVLRAFFFNVCSCFDDEDNDVKDYAATYDDDEPLSSSHAWFRNLGKSLSIKELTRGVSGRRSLLDAVQLAETLGTAGVRSPQVSVLWGTIKHIRQEPREISFLHNSDRSKVPSDAVSRSGMSVTIQKLSLYTRKAAGERREHWAGSFSSEFPIQIEAPIKKILRRLRDRGLISRRRPWPIHVACLTNVSDGDIVNRSADIAISPLSYYRCRDNFSKVRTIVDHQIRWSAIFTPAHKHKTSARNIILKYSKDSSIVSQEGGKTLAEFPNSIELGKLGPGHDPTLNY; translated from the exons atggtgaAAGATTCTCTCTGCTCTTCATTCTTTTGTCTACTGGTGATGAAGAAGAttaacgatgatgatgatgatggatacAATGAAGTTTTGCGggcttttttttttaatgtttgctcctgttttgatgatgaagacaatGATGTTAAAGATTATGCTGCtacttatgatgatgatgaacctttATCATCTTCACATGCTTGG TTTAGGAACTTAGGTAAGAGTCTCTCGATCAAAGAGCTGACGAGGGGGGTGAGCGGAAGAAGGAGTCTACTGGACGCGGTTCAACTAGCAGAGACTCTTGGAACAGCAGGAGTCAGAAGTCCCCAAGTAAGCGTATTATGGGGGACCATCAAGCACATCCGGCAAGAACCAAGGGAGATCTCCTTCTTGCATAACTCAGATCGGAGCAAGGTGCCATCGGACGCAGTCTCACGATCGGGCATGAGTGTAACGATCCAGAAGTTGTCATTGTATACTCGGAAGGCGGCGGGAGAAAGAAGGGAACACTGGGCGGGATCTTTCAGCAGCGAATTCCCCATACAGATAGAGGCCCCTATCAAAAAGATACTCCGAAGGCTTCGGGATCGAGGTCTCATTAGTCGAAGAAGACCCTGGCCAATCCACGTGGCCTGCTTGACGAACGTCAGCGACGGAGACATCGTAAATCGGTCCGCGGACATCGCTATCAGTCCTCTGTCCTACTACAGGTGCCGCGACAACTTTTCTAAAGTCCGAACGATTGTCGACCACCAGATTCGCTGGTCTGCTATATTCACCCCAGCCCACAAGCACAAAACCTCGGCGCGGAATATAATCCTAAAGTACTCCAAAGACTCAAGTATAGTCAGTCAAGAAGGTGGTAAGACCTTAGCAGAGTTCCCCAACAGCATAGAGCTTGGGAAGCTCGGACCCGGTCACGACCCGACACTCAACTACTAG
- the LOC113274514 gene encoding probable pectinesterase/pectinesterase inhibitor 61, with the protein MFKHDLSIILTILFSLLITTTARPATFSAPLPSPAQGLQRVLSRNGSRSITQEWRFLNMSLASMKPDFVVANDGTGTFRTITEAINAVPDRSSMRTVIYIKAGKYEEQNLEVGSQKTNVVMIGDGINRTIITGGKSVKGDHISTYHTASFAATGDGFMAMNITFENWAGPLKEQAVAVRVSSDRAIFYRCSFWGFQDTLYVYSKHQFFRECDIYGTIDFIFGDSTVVIQSSRIYARKPLPGQWNAITAQNRKNSTDSTGIVIHNSQILPAPELKPFKNIFQTYLGRPWANYSQVVYMGCFIEDHISPQGWIPWSGKINDTVPDTIFYAEFNNSGPGGLVDPRVNWTGYHRITTIEESQKFTSSQFILGSEWLPASGVPFTPGLSD; encoded by the exons ATGTTTAAACACGATTTATCCATTATCCTCACTATTTTATTCTCTCTTCTCATCACCACCACCGCAAGGCCCGCAACTTTCTCAGCACCATTACCCTCACCAGCCCAAGGCCTTCAACGGGTACTGTCAAGAAATGGTTCCCGATCGATTACTCAAGAATGGAGGTTTTTGAACATGTCCTTGGCGTCAATGAAGCCGGATTTCGTCGTTGCCAATGATGGTACCGGAACATTCAGAACAATCACGGAAGCCATTAACGCTGTTCCTGATCGTAGTTCAATGCGCACCGTAATATATATAAAAGCAG gAAAATACGAAGAGCAGAACCTAGAAGTAGGATCCCAGAAGACAAATGTGGTAATGATCGGAGATGGGATCAATCGGACAATCATTACCGGCGGCAAGAGCGTAAAAGGCGATCATATATCGACATACCACACAGCTTCGTTTG CTGCCACCGGTGATGGCTTCATGGCAATGAATATTACCTTTGAGAATTGGGCAGGCCCGCTCAAGGAACAGGCCGTAGCAGTGAGGGTTAGTTCAGATCGAGCCATTTTCTACCGCTGCAGTTTCTGGGGATTTCAGGATACGCTCTACGTGTACTCTAAACATCAATTTTTTCGGGAATGCGACATTTATGGAACCATCGATTTCATTTTCGGCGACTCAACGGTTGTGATACAAAGCTCTAGAATCTATGCTCGTAAGCCATTGCCTGGACAGTGGAACGCTATTACAGCACAAAACAGGAAAAATTCAACTGATAGCACAG GAATAGTCATCCATAATTCTCAGATTCTACCTGCGCCAGAACTTAAGCCGTTTAAGAACATTTTTCAGACCTACTTGGGACGTCCATGGGCTAATTACTCCCAAGTGGTTTACATGGGTTGTTTCATTGAAGATCATATTAGTCCCCAGGGGTGGATACCATGGAGTGGTAAGATAAATGATACTGTTCCCGATACTATATTTTATGCTGAGTTCAATAATTCTGGTCCTGGTGGCTTAGTAGATCCCCGCGTGAACTGGACGGGTTACCACAGGATTACTACTATAGAAGAATCCCAGAAGTTTACTTCCAGTCAATTCATCTTAGGATCAGAGTGGTTACCTGCTAGTGGAGTACCTTTTACTCCAGGTTTATCAGATTGA
- the LOC113274548 gene encoding F-box/kelch-repeat protein At1g57790-like — MGKAVKSKEYRVYVAADDKIEYTGEVNWCVFRLISDYLHPVDYLHSRAVSKMYLPLINLRRSLSSSTRTLETADASPWLVSPDCDQTVYKFVNPMYNNESYLMNISESFEGFRIRFSKGGWLLMSKDCVVFGICQRVGSETSDIFTFFSKRGDDRWINDSFPSSYLPPDGKMMKFEVDFNNPVFYRGAFYCLDNNGTLGVSTIEHSSSWEILATVTRPKCECIYKTFLVECEGKLLSVLLGHLGKWVRVFRLNDADMVWVEVKHLGRHMLFISNTSCISAIAPTGQMENKIYFPRLHNEGILYFSLETSIFHCVGSRHSAKDCRDSKEKLNCSWIEPNWSEMSDEYRNWYDI; from the exons ATGGGTAAAGCTGTCAAGTCAAAGGAATACAGAGTTTATGTAGCTGCTGATGACAAGATAGAGTATACTGGGGAAGTGAATTGGTGCGTTTTCCGGTTGATTTCAGATTATCTTCATCCAGTGGATTACCTACATTCGCGTGCAGTGAGTAAAATGTATCTACCGTTAATCAACCTGAGAAGATCCCTTTCTAGTTCTACTAGGACTTTAGAGACCGCAGATGCATCCCCATGGCTGGTTTCTCCTGACTGTGATCAAACCGTCTACAAATTCGTAAATCCAATGTATAATAATGAGAGCTACCTCATGAACATTTCCGAATCGTTCGAGGGTTTTAGAATCCGCTTTTCAAAAGGCGGGTGGTTGCTCATGTCAAAAG ATTGCGTAGTTTTTGGCATCTGTCAACGAGTGGGGTCTGAGACGTCTGATATTTTCACGTTCTTCAGTAAACGGGGTGATGACCGATGGATAAATGATTCCTTTCCTTCTAGTTATTTACCTCCCGACGGGAAAATGATGAAATTCGAGGTGGATTTTAACAACCCCGTTTTCTATCGCGGTGCATTCTATTGTTTAGACAACAATGGAACTTTAGGAGTCTCTACAATAGAGCACAGCAGTAGTTGGGAAATATTGGCCACTGTGACCCGTCCTAAATGTGAGTGTATCTATAAGACTTTCTTGGTGGAATGTGAAGGGAAACTTTTATCTGTGTTATTAGGCCATTTAGGGAAATGGGTTCGTGTTTTTAGATTGAACGACGCTGATATGGTTTGGGTTGAAGTCAAGCATTTGGGACGGCATATGTTGTTCATTAGCAATACATCTTGTATCTCAGCAATTGCTCCGACTGGTCAAATGGAGAACAAGATCTATTTTCCGAGGTTGCACAATGAAGGAATTTTGTATTTTTCTCTTGAAACAAGCATATTTCACTGCGTTGGGAGCAGACATTCTGCTAAAGATTGTCGTGATTCGAAGGAGAAACTAAACTGCAGTTGGATCGAACCAAATTGGTCAGAGATGTCAGATGAATATCGTAACTGGTATGACATCTGA